The following coding sequences are from one Pocillopora verrucosa isolate sample1 chromosome 5, ASM3666991v2, whole genome shotgun sequence window:
- the LOC131783118 gene encoding uncharacterized protein, with protein MLALAALNRRRRMQRRRNRRFRFWCLPRPRQSWFKIHYNDHRIPDDFFKQQLRVRRTTFNQLLNLVSPHVARQDTSMRSCIPAEKILAIGLYRLAHGNSYVSIAPFFNVGKSTVIEAVQDVVNVLYDLRNRYIKFPTTIPEMTECIATFERTRSELPNVAGAIDGTHIPIIAPREDAVDYFSRYQLHDMIVQGIVDGTGKFIDAVAGFPGSAHDARVLRNSNIYQEAEQGNVVQAPRIDFDGNDIGPYLVGDSAYPLTPWLIKPFSEGTNDPDEKTFNKELSRARVVVERAFGILKGRWRVLQKRLDIMLKCAQSFKHVAIISLF; from the coding sequence ATGTTGGCCCTTGCCGCTTTAAACCGACGTCGACGGATGCAGAGAAGAAGAAATCGCCGATTTAGATTTTGGTGTTTACCACGGCCACGACAATCATGGTTCAAGATCCATTATAATGATCACCGCATTCCTGATGACTTCTTTAAACAGCAGCTCCGAGTTCGAAGAACAACTTTTAATCAGCTTTTGAACCTCGTAAGTCCACATGTCGCAAGACAAGATACATCTATGCGAAGCTGTATTCCAGCAGAAAAGATTTTGGCGATAGGTTTATACAGATTAGCACATGGGAATTCATATGTTTCCATTGCCCCCTTTTTTAATGTCGGGAAATCCACGGTCATTGAAGCAGTACAAGATGTCGTGAACGTTTTATACGATCTGCGAAATCGTTACATCAAGTTCCCTACTACAATCCCGGAGATGACTGAGTGCATTGCAACTTTTGAGAGAACCAGATCCGAGTTACCAAACGTTGCAGGTGCTATAGATGGGACACATATCCCAATCATCGCGCCCAGAGAAGATGCAGTTGACTATTTTAGTCGTTACCAGCTGCATGATATGATTGTTCAAGGGATTGTAGATGGTACTGGGAAATTCATTGACGCAGTTGCAGGATTCCCTGGGAGTGCTCATGATGCAAGGGTTTTAAGAAACAGTAACATTTACCAAGAGGCTGAACAGGGAAACGTTGTACAGGCTCCACGGATAGATTTTGATGGGAATGATATAGGTCCATACCTAGTTGGAGATAGTGCCTATCCGCTAACACCCTGGCTTATAAAGCCCTTTTCAGAGGGAACAAATGATCCCGATGAAAAAACCTTCAACAAAGAGCTAAGCAGGGCAAGAGTTGTTGTAGAGCGTGCCTTTGGAATTTTAAAGGGACGTTGGAGAGTGCTACAAAAACGCCTAGACATTATGCTAAAATGTGCCCAATCATTCAAACATGTCGCTATAATCAGTTTATTTTGA